The region GGAGGGAGCACCGGCGTCGGCGTCCCTCCGGCCACGGTGGGCCGGGCTCGCGCTGAGCGTCCGGACAGGCCGTCGGGCTGTCGGCGACACGTCCCCGAACCCGGACCCCGGTTGTCGAGCGCGAGCTCGAGCCGGCTGCCGTCACCGTCGAGGTCAGCGCCCGTCTCCGCTGGCGGTCAGCCGGGCCCGGGGCGTACCTACTAGCTGCAACTGCCTTGATCGGCCCTGCCGAATCCGGGCCTGACCCGGTCACCGACCACCTCGACGACCCGCCGGACCGACTCGCGGTCGCCGGTCCAGCGGCGTGGAACTGCTGGCTCCCGGGCGAGGACACGGGCGAGGACACATGTCCTCGCCGGGACGTGAACAGCGTCGCGGGTGATGCACACCACGCGCATCACCGCCAGCGGCCCTCGCGGTCCGGTGCTGGCCGGAGTCCTCGGGTTCCCGCTGGCAGGTATTCGGATGCCGGGAACGGCGTCACGCCCGCCGATCGAGGTCGTCGTCGACGACGGAACGAACCCGCGCTGTCCGCGGGTGGTGACCCTGCCTCAGACGGCTTGCCCGTGCCGGTCCGGCCCGTCGGAGGCTGAGGAGCCGAGCAGCCAGCCGGGGGGCTCGGCGAGCCGATCCGCCTCGGCCGGCCCCCACGAACCCTTCGGATAGCTCACCGGCTCCGGCTTGTCGGCGAGCAGCGGACCGGCCACCTGCCAGACGTGTTCCAAGCCGTCCGGGCGGGTGAACAACGTGCGGTCACCGAGCAGCACGTCATGGATCAGCCGAGCGTAGGGCGGCAGCGGGTGCCCTCCGAGCACCGTCCTCAGCGGCAGCGCGGTGTGCGCCGTGCCGAGAGCCAACTCAGGTCCGGGCACCTTGACGACGAGCGACAGATCCAGTTCTCCCTCACCGGCGAGGTCGAACGTCAGGACGTTGCCCATTGCCGGCAGCTCGTGCACCACGGGGTCGGGCCGGCGGAACAGCAGGCTCACCTGCTGGCGCGACTCCGCCAACTGCTTACCGGTGCGCAGCAGGAACGGGACCCCGCGCCAGCGCTCGGTGTCGACCCACAACCGGACCGCCACGAACGTCTCGGTGCGGGAGTCGTCGGGGACACCGTCGATGTCCCGGTAGCCCTCGAACTGGCCGAGTACCACGTCGTCGGGCTCCAGTGTGCGGAACGCACCGATCACCGCCTCTCGGGCCGCCGCCAGGTCGTCGGCGCCGAAGCTGGCCGGTGGTTCCATAGCGACCTCGGCGGCCACCTGGAACAAGTGGGTGACGAGCATGTCGAGCACCGCCCCCGTGCTGTCGTAGAACGCGGCACGGTCCGCCACGTCCAGCACCTCGGGCACGTCGACCTGCACCGCAGCCACGTGGGAGCGGTCCCATACCCCGCTGAACAGCCCGTTGCCGAAGCGCACGGCGTAGAGGTCCTGGGCCGCCTCCTTGCCCAGGAAGTGGTCGATCCGGAACACCTGGGACTCGTCGAGAACCTGATGAACCGCCCGGTCGAGTGCATGGAAGGAGTCCATGGACGTGCCGAACGGCTTCTCGAACACCACCCGGGACCGCGCGGCGAGCCCGTGCCGCCCGAGTCCCCGGGTGAGGGTGCCGAACGCCGCGGGCGGCACGGCGAAGTAGTGCACCCGCTGGGGGCTTCCGCCCAGCTCGCGTTCCGCGTCGGCGAGGACTTCGAGAAGGCTCCCCGGGTCGTCGGCCGAGAAACCGCCGCCGGCGAAGAGCAGCCGGGAGCAGAACTCCTCCCACGGGCCTTCCTGGGGCTGCGGGCCGAACTCGGTCAGCGCGTCGTGCACGCGGGCCCGGAAGTCCTCGTGGCTCACGTCGCCACGGCCGTTGCCGATCAGTCGCCAGTCGTGAGGCAGCAGCCCCGCCTGTGCCAGGCGGAACAAGGCAGGGAGCACCATCCGGCGAGCGAGATCTCCGGTGGCGCCGTAGAGCACGAAGACGGTGGGGTCGGACACGCGGTCGAGCTCGAACACTGCACGGCCTCCCTGAGGAACGAGACGACGGGCCTGATCAACGCGGCACGCTGACCCAGGCCCAGGCCTGGGCGCGGGCGCGGCGCTGCCGCCATGACCAGAAGTTCTTCCTGCTCCACGACGTGGCCGCGTCAGGCCACGAGGCGGGGCTGCGTCCTGCTGCCGGCGTGGCTGAGGCTGGCCCGGCAGGCGGCCAACAGTCTAGTGGTCGCGGCGCTGCCACCCTGGCTGCAGCGCGGAC is a window of Pseudonocardia sp. T1-2H DNA encoding:
- a CDS encoding glucose-6-phosphate dehydrogenase, yielding MFELDRVSDPTVFVLYGATGDLARRMVLPALFRLAQAGLLPHDWRLIGNGRGDVSHEDFRARVHDALTEFGPQPQEGPWEEFCSRLLFAGGGFSADDPGSLLEVLADAERELGGSPQRVHYFAVPPAAFGTLTRGLGRHGLAARSRVVFEKPFGTSMDSFHALDRAVHQVLDESQVFRIDHFLGKEAAQDLYAVRFGNGLFSGVWDRSHVAAVQVDVPEVLDVADRAAFYDSTGAVLDMLVTHLFQVAAEVAMEPPASFGADDLAAAREAVIGAFRTLEPDDVVLGQFEGYRDIDGVPDDSRTETFVAVRLWVDTERWRGVPFLLRTGKQLAESRQQVSLLFRRPDPVVHELPAMGNVLTFDLAGEGELDLSLVVKVPGPELALGTAHTALPLRTVLGGHPLPPYARLIHDVLLGDRTLFTRPDGLEHVWQVAGPLLADKPEPVSYPKGSWGPAEADRLAEPPGWLLGSSASDGPDRHGQAV